The sequence CCTCGTTGCCGCCCAGCCGCTTGTCCACGGCGTAGTGGTCGGTGAAGCCATACCCGTGGTAAGCCGAGCGCATCGCGCCCCCCTCATTGGTTTGCGGCTGATTATTTTCGATGATGGGCGTCATCCAGAGAGCCGTTACACCTAGTTCCTTGAGGTAATCGAGGTGGTTTTCTACGCCTTTCAGATCGCCCCCGTGCCGCAGGTAGGGATTGTTTCGGTCGGCTTCGGGGTCGGCCATATCGGCGAATTTGTCGTTGCCGGGATCGGCATTGCTGAAGCGGTCGGGCATCAGCAGGTAAATGAAATCGGCAGAAGAGAGCCCCCGGCCTTTCGGCTCGTTATCGCGGGCTTTGAGCTCGTATTTCCGCCGAATCACATTAGCGCCGTTTTTCCCGACGATTTCCAACGTACCTGGCCGGGTATTGCCCGCCAGCGTGAGGTCCAGAAACGCGTAGTTTTTGTTCTCGACGGTATGCGCCTTCACCAGCTTCACGCCGGGGTAGTTAACCGTGTAGGTGAGTGTACCGGCATTGGGGCCGTACACCAGCAGTTGCAGGTTGGGGTTTTTCATGCCGACCCACCAATGAGTAGGGTCGACACGCTGAATGGCGGGGGTCTGAGCCAGCAGGGTGTTACCCAGCAGCCAGAAAAGGGTAAGTAGTCGCACTTTGTTCATAGGACAAAAGTAAGGTTGCATAGACCGAAACGCATAGTCCCAGTTTGCCCACCTTGTCCCACTTTCGCAGAATGCGCCCTGTAAACGAGTTTGGGGATTAACGTTTGGGGTTTCCAGTTGGCTAACGCGCGCTACTCAGGCGTCAGCCAACTGGAAACCCCAAATGTTAATCCCCAAACTCGTTTCTACAACACCAGCCCACTTCGGCGGAGCATGGCCTGTGGCGACGGCTCACGCCCGCGAAATTTCTTGTAAAGCTCCATCGGCTTTTCGGCACCGCCACGTTCGAGCACGTTCTGCCGGAACTTCTGCGCAACGGCTTTGGCGTTCAGGCCACCGTTCTGCTGGAAGTACTCGAAGGCATCAGCGTCGAGCACCTCGCTCCACTTGTAGCTGTAGTAACCGGCCGAATACCCGCCCGCGAAGATGTGCGAGAACGCCGTGCTGAACGACGTGCCCTTTACCCGTGGGAAGAGGTTCACCAGCGAGTCGGCGTGGTTTTCTACGTCGGTGATCGTTTCGCCGGTGGGCTTGCGGTCGTGGTAATACATATCCGTGATACCAAAGCGCAGTTGCCGCAGGTTGGCCAGCCCCGCCATGAAGTTCTGGCTCGCCCGGATCTTATCGATGAGCGTTTGCGGGATGACCTCGCCCGTCTGGTAGTGTTTGGCGAACAGGTTGAGGGCCTCGGGCGTGTAGCACCAGTTTTCCATCACCTGCGAGGGCAGTTCCACAAAATCGCGGGGTACGCTCGTGCCGCTCAGGCTTTCGTACTGCCCGTTGGCCAGCATGCCGTGCAGCGCGTGGCCAAACTCATGGAAGAGCGTGGTTACCTCATAGAACGTCAGCAGCGAGGGGCGGCTGTCGGTGGGGCGGGTGAAGTTGCAGACGTTGACGATGTGCGGCCGCAGGTTTACGCCGTTCACGATCTTCTGGCCCTGCACGTCGTTCATCCAGGCACCGCTGCGTTTGCCGGGGCGGGGGAAATAGTCGCCATAAAATACGGCCAGGTACTTCCCGTTCTGGTCGAACACCTCATAGGCTTTCACCTCCGGGTTATACACCGGAATGGCTTTGTTTTCTTTGAAGGTCAGGCCGTAAAGCCGGTTCGCCACCGTGAAGACGCCTTCCAGCACGTTGTCGAGTTTGAAGTAAGGCCGCAGCATCTCGTCGTCAAGGTCGAGTTTCTGCTTCTTCATCTTCTCGGCGTAGTACGAGTAGTCCCACTGTTCGAGGCGGTCGTGGTCGAAGCCATTAGCCTGCGCAAAGGCGGTCAGTTCGTTGAGCTGACGCTCAGCAGCGGGGCGGGCATACTGCACCAGCTCGTTGAGGAACGACTGCACTTTCTGGCTGGAGCCAGCCATGCTTTCTTCCAAGACAAAATCGGCGTGGGTTTTGTACCCGAGCAGGTTGGCCCGGTCGTAACGCAGCTGCACCGTGCGGTTGATGATCGCCTGATTGTCGTTTTTATCCCCCTTGAACCCCCGCGTGTTATAGGCTTTATATAGCGTTTCACGCAGATTCCGGTTGTCGGCATATTGCATGAACGGCCCGTAGCTCGGCGCCTGAAGCGTGAAGGCCCAGCCCGTCAGCCCTTTTTCCGTCGCCGTTTTTTTGGCGGCTTCCAGCGCAAAATCGGGCAGGCCTTTCAGCAGGTTGATGTCGCTGACGGGCAACACATAGGCGTTGGTCTCGTTCAGCACATTCTCACCAAATTGCAGCGAAAGCTGGGCCAGCTCCTTATCGATCGCCCGGAGTTTTTCTTTATCCGTTGCGTTCAGGTTGGCGCCGTTGCGGGCAAACCGCTTGTAGGTTTTCTCAACCAGCATCTTGCTTTCGGCGTCGAGCTTAAGCTTGGCCCGCTGGTCATACACGGCCTTCACCCGGGCAAACAGCTTCGGGTTGAGCGTAATGTCGTTGCCGTATTCGGTCAGCAGCGGCGACGCTTCCTTCACGATGCCCTGTAGCTCAGGGCTGGTTTCGGCGGCGTTCAGGTTGAACAGCACCGACGTAGCGCGGCTGAGTTCATCACCCGTACGCTCTAAGGCGACGATGGTATTGGCAAAGGTGGGGGCGGCAGGGCTATTGGCGATCGCCTCGATCTCCTTACGCCCAGCCGCGATGCCGGCCTTAATGGCGGGCAGGTAATGCTCATTTTTAATGAGCGGAAAGGGGGCCGTTTCGTGGGGTGTCTGAAACGGCTTCAGCAGTGGATTATTGGTCATACTAGGTGGAGACTGCGCTGCCACACCGGCCTGAGTACTCGATTGGGCAAAGCCCGTAGCGGCACCACAGAGCGTGGCAGCAGTTGCTACAACAACGTTGATTACGGAAAGCGGGGTTCGCATGAAAAAGCCATTCGGTTTAGCCAAAATTAACCGCTGCTTCCTGTTTTTCAGCGTCGCTCATCGCCATAGCGGTTCCGTTTTTTTTCAGCAACCGATAGTGAGACCCCAATGCCGACGCGAACGTCTGGTTTTCGATGTAGGGAAGATCAAATTCATGCGCTGTCTGCCGCACAATCATGGCCAGGGCCGGATAGTGCACGTGGCACACCTTCGGAAACAGGTGGTGTTCGATCTGCCGGTTGAGGCCCCCGCACAGAAACGTAGCCATCAGGCTGTTGGGAGCAAAATTGGCCGTCGTTTGCATCTGATGAGCCGCCCAGTTTTCGGTAATGCTACCCTGGTCTGTCGGCATCGGGAACGTTGTGCCTTCCACAACGTGCGCCAGTTGAAAAACCAACCCGAGCACCAACCCTTCAACCAGGTGCATCAGCACAAACCCGATGATAAACTGCCACCATGTGATGTCGAGCACGATGAGCGGCAACACGATAAAGGCCACATAATAAAGTGCCTTGTACACAAACAGATTGACGTATTCCTGCTGTGGATGCCGCGAGTTGTCGTGCGAGGAGCCAATCTCTTTCTTGAAAAATTTGAGATAATCCTTTCGGAACACCCACGACAACGAGGCCAGTCCGTAGAGCGGAAACGCATACAGGTGCTGAAACCGCTGCCAGGGCTGATGCCCCTCAGTCGGGTCGAGCCGGATCAGGCCGGGGGCCACGTCGATGTCTTCGTCGTGGCCGGGAATATTGGTATACGTGTGGTGTACGATGTTATGGGTGATCTTCCAGACATACGGGTTGGCGCCGATCATGTAAAAGCTGGTGCTGACCAGCCGGTTCACCCAGCCTTTGGCCGACAACGCCCCGTGAATAGCATCGTGCGAGACATTGAAGCCCACAAAGGCCGCAAAAGCGCCCATCAGCATCGCCATGCCCAACATGGCCCAGCCCCCAAACTGGTTGGACATGATCAGGGCGTATAAACCCAGGTAGCCAGCCAGGAAAAAGACGATCTTTCCCCACATGTGGGCGTTGGCATACGGTGCAATATTGTGTTGGGAAAAATAGGCGTCGGCGCGGCGACGGACGGTGGCATAAAAGGCGGAACGAGGCTCGGTTATGAACTTAACTTTCATGTAAGGAGGGTTATGGTAGAGGACCAGCAACCAGCTTACCCAAGTGGCACTTCACATCCCATTTTATAAGTATAACGCATGGTTTCCAATAAACCTTTACCACTTCCGTACTATATTTTTGGCTACCCGTTGTGCGTTAGACACGTTGAACAGCTTTGCTATCGATTTCCCACCGCATGAAACACCGTGTATGGTTAACCTGCCTGCTGCTGATCGTATCGGTTTCCGGGGCCGTTGGCTATGAATTCTGGCTACAGCCTGCCCGCTTTTTTGTCTCCCCCGGCATGACCATCCGGGTGCAGACGCTGGTCGGCGAACGGTTTACGGGCGAGCTATCCGAAGGGCACAAAAAACGGATTGTCCTCTACAAACACCACTCGGCGTCGGGCACGGTCGATCTGTCGGCAGCGCTCGCGGGCGATCATTACGGCGAGACCAGCGTGAAGCTGACGCAGCCCGGTACGCATGTGCTGGTTTTTGCCAACACACCCAAGTTTATCCGGATGGAGCCCGATCAGTTTCTGAATTACCTCAACGAAGACGGCCTCGACAATGTGATTGCCGCCCGCGAAGAAGCCGCCGACACGCTCAAGCCCGGTTACGAATTGTATAGTCGCTGCGCCAAAACAATGGTGCAGGTAGGCGACAACCCCGACCCGACCCTACCCGCCAGCAGCAGCCTGACGCTCGATATTGTGCCGCTACAGAACCCTTACACCCTGCGGGCCGGCCAACGGCTGCGGCTGCAAATTCTGTTCAACAACAAACCCCAGCCCGACGCGCTGGTTCGGTACTGGGCCAAATCGGAAACGGGTCAGGTGGAAGCCGACGTTGTCCGCTCAGACCGACGGGGGCAGGTGCAGTTTAAACTGAAAGCCGGCCAAAACATGGTCAGCACCGTTCGAATGATCCCCGCCCCCATCAACCGCAACGTACCTGAGACGGCAGACTGGCGGAGCTACTGGAGTAGCCTGACCTTCGGGTGCAGACCGTAGCACGTTCAACCGCCGCCTTTACAGGCGAATAATCAATTTCCCGGTGGTGCCGCGGCTTTCCAGATCGCGGTGGGCCTGCGCGGCGTCGGCAAGCGCATAGGCTGGCTGAATGAGCAGCTTGAGTCGGCCTTCAGCCACCCAGTTGAAGACGGCGGTGGCGCGTTCGAGCAAGGCCGATCGGGTGGCGGTGAAATGGCCCAGCGTGGGGCGCGACAGGAAAATCGACCCTTTCTGACTCAGCAGCAGGGGCGAAACCGGCGGCACGGCGCCGCTGGCATTGCCAAACGACACCATGCTGCCCAGCGGGCGCAGGCTGTTCATACTCCCCTCAAACGTCGACTTACCCACCGAATCATACACGGCATGTACCCCCACGCCGCCCGTCAGGCGTTTCACCTCGGCGGCAAAATCGGTTTGGGTGTACAGAATGACCTCATCGGCCCCGTGCGCCCGCGACAGTTCGGCTTTTTCGGGTGTCGATACGGTGGTGATGACCCGGGCGCCGCGCATCCGGGCAATCTGGGTAAGCAACAGCCCCACGCCGCCCGCCCCGGCATGAATCAGCACGGTATCGCCCGGCCGGATGGGGTACGAAGCAAACGCCAGGTAATGGGCCGTCATACCCTGTAACAACACCGCCGCCGCCTGCTCGTCGGACAGCCCGTCGGGGATGGGGACCAGCTTCTCGGCCGGCACGACCACGTACTCGGCATACGTACCTGGGTGCGAGGTGAACGCAACACGCTGCCCAACCGACACCTCCGACGTACCTGGCCCCAGTGCCTCCACGACACCGGCTCCCTCCTGCCCCGGAATGTAAGGCAGCGCGACAGGGTACAGACCCGACCGGTGGTAGGTATCGATGTAGTTGATGCCGATGGCGGAGAGCTTCACCAGCGCCTCGTTGGGGCCGGGTGTTGGCGTGGGTACGTCGGCCAGGGTCAATACCTCGGGGCCACCAGTTTGGGCAAATTGAATCGCTTTCATGTCATTTGACGGTTACCGTTACTAACTGACAGACCCGGTAATTGATGAACAACACCAACCACCGGGCCTGATGCTGACGTAGGCCTTATGCTTTGGGGGCAGCGAGGTAACGCTGTAGCCGCTCTTCCAGGTCGTGCAGGCTCAGGTTGACGTCCAGATTGCCGTTGGTCGCCAGCGACAGGCGGCCCGTTTCTTCCGAAATAGCCACGACAGCGGCATCCGACGCTTCGCTCATGCCCAGCGCCGCCCGGTGCCGGAACCCCATCGACGCGGGCAGCTCGGCATCGTCGGATACGGGCAAAATGCAACGCGCCGCCCGAATGCGCCCTTCGCCGATCAGCACGGCCCCATCGTGCAATGGGCTGTATTGGTTGAAGATAGCCAGCAACAGCGGTTTTGAAATTTCGGCGTCGAGCTGCTCACCCGAATCGGCCACCTTCGACAGGTCGTCGTGCCGCTGCAACACCAGCAGCCCACCCGCAAACTCAGCAGCCAGCACCTTGCAGGCGTCCAGAATGGGCCGCAGCGGGGTTTGTTGCTCGGGTTGTTCGGCCTGCCGCAACAGCCATCGACGTACCCAGCGGTTGTTGCCGATATTGGTCGACTTGCCGATGAGCAGCAAAAACCGCCTGATTTCCTGCTGAAACAGGATAATCAACGCCAGTGCCCCCACGCTGATAAAGTATTCCAGAATGGTCGTCAGCAGGTGCAGGCCCAGCGCTTTGGCAACCAGGTAAAACAGGTAGACTGACAGATACCCCACAAACACCCGGCTTGCCACGCTCCCCCTAACCAGATTGTAGATCTGATACAGCAGCACGGACACAACAGTGATGTCGAGTACATCAAGCCAGCCAACATCAAGGAAACCAAGGCGAACAACAAGCATCATGGTGGGAACAAACGGGTTCAGGTGCTAGGTCGGCAGGCCGCTACCAGGCCATAGATACGCCAAAACTGAAAACAGAAGGCCGAAAACTCAACACTTATACTAAAAAAGACTGCCCTTCGACCGCCAGATTCGTATTCGGAAAAGCGGCGCGGGCTTCGGTCAGGAAGTCATCGAACGTTTTGTACCGCGACGAAAAATGCCCGATCAGCAGTTGGCCCACCCCGGCTTTGCAGGCTAGCTCACCCGCCTGACGGGCCGTCGCGTGGTGGACTTCGCCCGCCCGCAGCAGGTTGTCGTCGCGGAACGTGGCCTCGTGGTACAGCAGGTCTATACCCTGAATCTGGTCGATGATCCGTTCATTATAGCGGGTATCCGAGCAGAAAGCATACGCCCGCGGAGCCGGGCCGGGGGTCGTGTAGTCGGCGGCGGCATACACCACCTGACCAGCTACATCGGTGACGTCCTGCCCGCTTTTCAGGGTTTTCAGGACCTCAATCGGCACATCGGCGGGCAGGCGCTCCCGAAGCAGGTGCGGCCGCGCTGGTTTTTCCCGAAACAGAAAGCCTGTGCAGGGAATGCCGTGGTCGAGCGGAATGCTTTCGACGGTCAGGCCCGGCAGATCGAGCAGCAGCGTCGGCTCGGTGGGGTCGACGGCCTGGAAATGCAGCGGAAAGTGAAACCGCCCGTCCGACACCCGAAACGTGGTGGTGATAACCTCGTCGAGCCCGTGCGGCCCAAAGAGCCACAGGTCTTCGGTGCGGCCACTCATGTTGAGGCTCGACAGCAGCGGCAGCAGCCCGAAATAATGGTCGCCGTGCAGGTGGCTGATAAAAATATACTTCAACCGACCGGGCCGGATCCGCTGCTCGAGCAGGCGGTACTGGGTGGCCTCGCCACAGTCGATCAGAAAATAGTCGGCCTGATAGGTCAGCAGTTGGGCCGTCTGATACCGGTCGCGGGCGGGGGTTGCCGACCCCGACCCTAAAATAGTTACCGCAAACGGCACCGAAGAGGCTTTTTCGGCACTCAGTAGGTCATCGTTCTGGCTCGAAGCTTTCGTCCAACTCTCCATCATACTCATCATCGGCCCCGTTACCGAAATCGTTCTCAAGTTCGTTTAAAAATACGGCGTCGATGGCTTCTTCCACCGTGGGCAGAATCGTCAGGTCGGCAATGCGGGCATCTTCCAGTTCGTCGGTCAGTTCGTCGTTTTTGGTAACCAGCACCAGCAGGCCCAATTCGTTGCTGCACTGCCGGTTGATCTTTTTGATGGCCAGCAAGGCACCCTGATCGACCGTCTGTATGGGGCCGAGGTCCACAATCAACCGACTGAAACCCTCGCGAAACAGCCCGCGGCTGGTCGTCTCAAATGCGCCCGCCGACTCGCCCGTGAAATCCCCTTCGCCCGCCACCCGTAACAGGGCATACCGTTCTGTTTTTTCTACTGTAAACTCCATACAACGTTGTAGGTTTAAGCTCAACCGCCAGAATGTGCCAATATGGGGCCCGCAGGCCCGTATCGGCGCATATCTGTCTTCTTTTTTATTTTGTCAAATACCCATTAATCGCCTGCTCGATCCGGCCCAGCGGGTCGTTGCCCGGCGCCGGTTCAAAGGCCTGCCCCGTCACGGTTTCATACAACTCGATGTACCGGGCCGTGATCTGACCAATCCACTCATCAGACATGTCGGGCACGGTTTGGCCCGCTTTGCCCTGAAAGTTATTGGCAATCAGCCACTCGCGCACAAACTCTTTCGACAGCTGCTTCTGGGGTTCGCCCGCCGCGAGCCGCTCGGCATAGCCTTCCCGGTAAAAATACCGGCTCGAATCGGGCGTGTGAATTTCGTCGATCAGGTAGATTTTACCATCAACGTGCCCAAACTCATATTTCGTATCTACCAGGATCAAACCCCGTTGGGCGGCCATCTCGGTGCCACGCTGAAACAGCGCCAGCGCGTACTCCTCCAACTGCACGTAGGCTTCGGCCGATACCAGCCCGCGGGCGATGATGTCGGTGCGCGAAATATCTTCGTCGTGGCCTTCGTGCGCTTTGGTAGTCGGCGTAATGATGGGCGTGGGCAGGCGGTCGTTCTCCTTCAGCCCGTCGGGCAGGTGTACCCCGCACAGGGTACGTCCCCCGTCGCGGTAGGTACGCCAGGCATGCCCCACCAGATACGCCCGCACCACCATCTCGACCGGGAAGGCATCGCACTGCCGCCCGACGCTCACGTTGGGGTCAGGTACGTCCAGCAGCCAGTTGGGCACCAGGTCCGCGGTGGCCCGCAGGAAGTGCGCCGCCGTCTGGTTCAGCACCTGCCCTTTGTAGGGAATGGGCCGGGGCAGCACCACATCGAACGCCGAAATCCGGTCCGACGCGACCATAACCAGCTGTGGACCAGCCGGATGGTTGGCAAATGAATACACATCGCGGACTTTGCCCTTGTAGAATCCGGTCTGACCGGGAAAGGAGAAGTGGGTTTCCTGAATAGGCATAAAATGGGGTTTGACGTTTGGGTTTTAAGGGTTGACGTTGGTTGTTGACCATCAACCCTTAAAACCCAAACATTAAACGAACTTATAGTTTCTCAATCACAATCGCGGAGGCGCCACCCCCGCCGTTGCAGATGCCCACGGCCCCGTAGCGGCCACCCCGCTGCTGTAACACGTTGGTGAGCGTCGTGACGATGCGGGCACCCGATGCGCCTAGTGGATGGCCGATCGAGACCGCCCCGCCAAACACGTTCAGTTTTTCCTGCGGAATGTCGAGCACCTGCGCAAAGGCCAGCGGCACCACGGCAAAGGCTTCGTTAATCTCGTAAAAATCAATCTGATCGGCGGTCAGGCCGGCGCGCTCCAGGGCTTTGGGTACGGCTTTGGTGGGCGCCGTGGTGAACCACTGCGGTTCCTGCTCGGCATCGGCATAGGCCACGATCCGGGCTAGGGGTTTCAGGCCCAGCTCAGCGGCTTTCGTCGCGCTCATCAGCACCAGTGCCGAGGCGCCATCGTTGATCGTCGAGGCGTTGGCGGCGGTTACCGTGCCCGTTTTGGTGAAGGCGGGCTTCAGGTTCGGAATTTTGTCGTAGAATACGTTTTTGAATTCCTCGTCTTCCGAAACCGTCACGGGCCCTTTGCGGCCAGCGACCTCCACCGGTACAATCTCCGCGCTGAAGGCCCCACTTTCGGTGGCGGCTTCGGCGCGCTTGTACGACTGAATGGCGTAGGCGTCCTGCGCCTCGCGGCTGATGTGGTACGTGTCGGCCGTGGCATCGGCGAAGACACCCATAGCGCACTGGTCATACACGTCGATCAGGCCGTCTTTGGCCAGACCGTCGACCAGTTCGGCATTGCCGTATTTATAGCCAAACCGGGCTTTGGGTACGTAGTAAGGCACGTTGGACATGCTTTCCATGCCGCCCGCGATCACTACGCTCGTCTGCCCCAGTTGAATACTCTGAGCGGCCAGCATAATGGCTTTTGTACCCGATGCGCACACTTTGTTAATGGTCGTGCAGGGAATGTTGGCGGGCAGGCCCGCTTTCAAGGCAGCCTGTTTGGCGGGGGCCTGCCCCACGTTGGCCGACACCACATTGCCCATATATACTTCGTCGACCAACTCGGGAGCCACACCGGCGCGGCTAAGGGCGCCTTTGATGGCCGCGGCCCCCAGCTCGGTGGCCGAGAGGGTCGACAGGGCGCCGCCAAAACTCCCGATGGGGGTTCGTACGGCGGCGATGATTACTACGTCTTGCATGGTTTTCGTATTCGGGGTTGATGAAGGTCGTTTACCAGCGGCCCGCCGTGGCCTGCGGTTTCGTTCGCCGGGCTTTCCGGCGAGCCAGCTCATAGGGCAGGTCGTCGGCCTGTAGGGCATCCAGCAGTTGTTTGGCCTGCTGTTCCGACATGGCGGCGTTTCGGAATCGGTTAAGCTGATCGCGTTGCTGCTCGGTTTGTTCAACGCGCTGCCCCTGCGTTGGCTGGGGGGCTTCGGTGGGCTTTGGTGTCTGTTGGGCGGGTTTCTTCGCCGGCTTCTTACCCGAAAAACGCATTTTCACCAGCTCGTAGTTCTGGCGGGCCGCCATGTTATTTGGGTTGCTGAGCAGCGCCTTCTGAAAATGGGTAAGCGCAGACGTAGTGTCTTTCGCCAGGCAGGCCAGCACCCCCAGCTGCGTCGCGGCGGTGGCCGTTAGCTCGGGCGTTGGGTCGGCACCAGGCTGTTGCAGTTCGCGTTGCGCCGCTTTGTACTGCCGCAACTGGAACAACGACTGCGCCACGTTGATCCGTTCGGCCAGCGTGGGCGTCGGGGTAGTTTCCTCGACGTAGCGGTACAGCGCCAGCGCTTCGGCGTAGCGTCCCGACCGGTAGGCCACGGCCGCCTGCTTACGCGCCCGGTTTCGCCGTGACACCAACCCCAGCGAGGAATCGCTCAGGGCTGTTTCCAGCCAGGAAACCAGCAGTACGCTCAGAATGACGATACGGGATAGCAACATAGACGCCCCAAAAATAGAAGAAGATTGTCATTGGTGGTCATTAGGCGTCGCCGTCATTACCAGTCATTCGTTGCTTTACGCTGCCTGATAGACCACAGCCACTCACAGCCGCAGCGTTCGAACCGTGACCAGAACGTCCAGCGCGATGAGGATCAGCGCCGCTCCGAGGAAGTAGTAGTACTTGTTGGTCGACACCACGATGCGCCGCTGATCGATGGTGCGCCCCGGCAACGAGCGCAGGGCGAGCGCGATATTATTGGCCACATCGTCGGTCACGTCGGCATACCAGCCTTTGGTGGTTTGGGTCAGCGACCGCAGGAACTCCCGGTTCAGGCGCGATTGGGCCACCTGCCCCTGTTCGTCGGTGAGAAAGCCGCGCCCTTCCCGGATGGGGCTCCCTGCCTCGGTGCCCACGCCCACCGTCAGCAGCGCGATGTCGTACTTGCGGAGCGCATCGAGCGTGGCCGGG comes from Fibrella aestuarina BUZ 2 and encodes:
- a CDS encoding fatty acid desaturase family protein, with the translated sequence MKVKFITEPRSAFYATVRRRADAYFSQHNIAPYANAHMWGKIVFFLAGYLGLYALIMSNQFGGWAMLGMAMLMGAFAAFVGFNVSHDAIHGALSAKGWVNRLVSTSFYMIGANPYVWKITHNIVHHTYTNIPGHDEDIDVAPGLIRLDPTEGHQPWQRFQHLYAFPLYGLASLSWVFRKDYLKFFKKEIGSSHDNSRHPQQEYVNLFVYKALYYVAFIVLPLIVLDITWWQFIIGFVLMHLVEGLVLGLVFQLAHVVEGTTFPMPTDQGSITENWAAHQMQTTANFAPNSLMATFLCGGLNRQIEHHLFPKVCHVHYPALAMIVRQTAHEFDLPYIENQTFASALGSHYRLLKKNGTAMAMSDAEKQEAAVNFG
- a CDS encoding quinone oxidoreductase family protein; this translates as MKAIQFAQTGGPEVLTLADVPTPTPGPNEALVKLSAIGINYIDTYHRSGLYPVALPYIPGQEGAGVVEALGPGTSEVSVGQRVAFTSHPGTYAEYVVVPAEKLVPIPDGLSDEQAAAVLLQGMTAHYLAFASYPIRPGDTVLIHAGAGGVGLLLTQIARMRGARVITTVSTPEKAELSRAHGADEVILYTQTDFAAEVKRLTGGVGVHAVYDSVGKSTFEGSMNSLRPLGSMVSFGNASGAVPPVSPLLLSQKGSIFLSRPTLGHFTATRSALLERATAVFNWVAEGRLKLLIQPAYALADAAQAHRDLESRGTTGKLIIRL
- the cdaA gene encoding diadenylate cyclase CdaA encodes the protein MLVVRLGFLDVGWLDVLDITVVSVLLYQIYNLVRGSVASRVFVGYLSVYLFYLVAKALGLHLLTTILEYFISVGALALIILFQQEIRRFLLLIGKSTNIGNNRWVRRWLLRQAEQPEQQTPLRPILDACKVLAAEFAGGLLVLQRHDDLSKVADSGEQLDAEISKPLLLAIFNQYSPLHDGAVLIGEGRIRAARCILPVSDDAELPASMGFRHRAALGMSEASDAAVVAISEETGRLSLATNGNLDVNLSLHDLEERLQRYLAAPKA
- a CDS encoding acetyl-CoA C-acyltransferase; protein product: MQDVVIIAAVRTPIGSFGGALSTLSATELGAAAIKGALSRAGVAPELVDEVYMGNVVSANVGQAPAKQAALKAGLPANIPCTTINKVCASGTKAIMLAAQSIQLGQTSVVIAGGMESMSNVPYYVPKARFGYKYGNAELVDGLAKDGLIDVYDQCAMGVFADATADTYHISREAQDAYAIQSYKRAEAATESGAFSAEIVPVEVAGRKGPVTVSEDEEFKNVFYDKIPNLKPAFTKTGTVTAANASTINDGASALVLMSATKAAELGLKPLARIVAYADAEQEPQWFTTAPTKAVPKALERAGLTADQIDFYEINEAFAVVPLAFAQVLDIPQEKLNVFGGAVSIGHPLGASGARIVTTLTNVLQQRGGRYGAVGICNGGGGASAIVIEKL
- a CDS encoding ribonuclease Z, with the translated sequence MSMMESWTKASSQNDDLLSAEKASSVPFAVTILGSGSATPARDRYQTAQLLTYQADYFLIDCGEATQYRLLEQRIRPGRLKYIFISHLHGDHYFGLLPLLSSLNMSGRTEDLWLFGPHGLDEVITTTFRVSDGRFHFPLHFQAVDPTEPTLLLDLPGLTVESIPLDHGIPCTGFLFREKPARPHLLRERLPADVPIEVLKTLKSGQDVTDVAGQVVYAAADYTTPGPAPRAYAFCSDTRYNERIIDQIQGIDLLYHEATFRDDNLLRAGEVHHATARQAGELACKAGVGQLLIGHFSSRYKTFDDFLTEARAAFPNTNLAVEGQSFLV
- a CDS encoding phosphoribosylaminoimidazolesuccinocarboxamide synthase; protein product: MPIQETHFSFPGQTGFYKGKVRDVYSFANHPAGPQLVMVASDRISAFDVVLPRPIPYKGQVLNQTAAHFLRATADLVPNWLLDVPDPNVSVGRQCDAFPVEMVVRAYLVGHAWRTYRDGGRTLCGVHLPDGLKENDRLPTPIITPTTKAHEGHDEDISRTDIIARGLVSAEAYVQLEEYALALFQRGTEMAAQRGLILVDTKYEFGHVDGKIYLIDEIHTPDSSRYFYREGYAERLAAGEPQKQLSKEFVREWLIANNFQGKAGQTVPDMSDEWIGQITARYIELYETVTGQAFEPAPGNDPLGRIEQAINGYLTK
- a CDS encoding tetratricopeptide repeat protein; the encoded protein is MLLSRIVILSVLLVSWLETALSDSSLGLVSRRNRARKQAAVAYRSGRYAEALALYRYVEETTPTPTLAERINVAQSLFQLRQYKAAQRELQQPGADPTPELTATAATQLGVLACLAKDTTSALTHFQKALLSNPNNMAARQNYELVKMRFSGKKPAKKPAQQTPKPTEAPQPTQGQRVEQTEQQRDQLNRFRNAAMSEQQAKQLLDALQADDLPYELARRKARRTKPQATAGRW
- a CDS encoding M3 family metallopeptidase, whose product is MTNNPLLKPFQTPHETAPFPLIKNEHYLPAIKAGIAAGRKEIEAIANSPAAPTFANTIVALERTGDELSRATSVLFNLNAAETSPELQGIVKEASPLLTEYGNDITLNPKLFARVKAVYDQRAKLKLDAESKMLVEKTYKRFARNGANLNATDKEKLRAIDKELAQLSLQFGENVLNETNAYVLPVSDINLLKGLPDFALEAAKKTATEKGLTGWAFTLQAPSYGPFMQYADNRNLRETLYKAYNTRGFKGDKNDNQAIINRTVQLRYDRANLLGYKTHADFVLEESMAGSSQKVQSFLNELVQYARPAAERQLNELTAFAQANGFDHDRLEQWDYSYYAEKMKKQKLDLDDEMLRPYFKLDNVLEGVFTVANRLYGLTFKENKAIPVYNPEVKAYEVFDQNGKYLAVFYGDYFPRPGKRSGAWMNDVQGQKIVNGVNLRPHIVNVCNFTRPTDSRPSLLTFYEVTTLFHEFGHALHGMLANGQYESLSGTSVPRDFVELPSQVMENWCYTPEALNLFAKHYQTGEVIPQTLIDKIRASQNFMAGLANLRQLRFGITDMYYHDRKPTGETITDVENHADSLVNLFPRVKGTSFSTAFSHIFAGGYSAGYYSYKWSEVLDADAFEYFQQNGGLNAKAVAQKFRQNVLERGGAEKPMELYKKFRGREPSPQAMLRRSGLVL
- a CDS encoding STAS domain-containing protein, which produces MEFTVEKTERYALLRVAGEGDFTGESAGAFETTSRGLFREGFSRLIVDLGPIQTVDQGALLAIKKINRQCSNELGLLVLVTKNDELTDELEDARIADLTILPTVEEAIDAVFLNELENDFGNGADDEYDGELDESFEPER
- a CDS encoding DUF4198 domain-containing protein, which gives rise to MKHRVWLTCLLLIVSVSGAVGYEFWLQPARFFVSPGMTIRVQTLVGERFTGELSEGHKKRIVLYKHHSASGTVDLSAALAGDHYGETSVKLTQPGTHVLVFANTPKFIRMEPDQFLNYLNEDGLDNVIAAREEAADTLKPGYELYSRCAKTMVQVGDNPDPTLPASSSLTLDIVPLQNPYTLRAGQRLRLQILFNNKPQPDALVRYWAKSETGQVEADVVRSDRRGQVQFKLKAGQNMVSTVRMIPAPINRNVPETADWRSYWSSLTFGCRP